A portion of the Acidobacteriaceae bacterium genome contains these proteins:
- a CDS encoding DHA2 family efflux MFS transporter permease subunit, with protein MRLLAKAGSSLEKLPPGIWKVALVAVLGSFMAQLDATVVNVSLSSLAVELHSALEHIQWVTSGYLLALALLLPLSGWLVDRFGARVVYLGCFVSFTLTSAMCGLAWSANSLIAFRVLQGMSGGLLAPMAQLTMARVAGKHMARVFGYAALPVLLGPVVGPVLAGAILAHASWRWLFLVNVPFSLFALVWSWFVLPKDGPAEHRREFDLVGFALLAPALVTFLYGADHLRGGYGGLVLLGSFVLLAIFVRHALKLGDHAIVDLQVFRGSFRVSALTQFLSNGIAFAGQLLVPYYLVRACGESVVTTGWLMAPLGLGMMLVYPQVGGFTERFGVRRTAVTGSLLALFGSMVLVGTVAHGLSLPVLEVALFVRGMGMSCVSIPSLSSAYISVDRRTLPMATTAMNIVQRLGGPAWTTVVATFLAWRLDVSAGSHAPATRGFLEAFAFLAVIHLAQLLTAMRLPILLHSATEVEAVAS; from the coding sequence TTGCGGCTATTGGCTAAGGCTGGCTCCAGTCTGGAAAAGCTGCCACCGGGGATCTGGAAGGTTGCCCTGGTGGCGGTGCTGGGCTCGTTCATGGCGCAGCTTGATGCGACGGTTGTGAACGTCTCGCTGTCGAGTCTGGCGGTGGAGCTGCACAGCGCTCTCGAGCATATTCAGTGGGTGACGAGCGGCTATCTGCTGGCGCTGGCGCTGCTGTTGCCGCTGAGCGGATGGCTGGTCGACCGCTTTGGCGCGAGGGTGGTGTACCTGGGGTGCTTTGTCAGCTTCACCCTTACCTCGGCGATGTGCGGGCTGGCGTGGTCAGCGAACTCGCTGATTGCGTTTCGCGTTCTGCAGGGCATGAGCGGCGGGTTGCTGGCTCCGATGGCACAGCTCACGATGGCGCGGGTGGCGGGCAAGCACATGGCGCGGGTCTTCGGATATGCGGCGCTGCCGGTGCTGCTTGGGCCGGTGGTGGGGCCGGTGCTGGCGGGGGCGATTCTGGCCCATGCGTCATGGCGCTGGCTGTTTCTGGTGAACGTTCCGTTCAGCTTGTTCGCGCTGGTGTGGTCGTGGTTTGTGCTGCCGAAGGACGGACCTGCGGAGCATCGCCGGGAGTTTGATCTGGTGGGTTTTGCGTTGCTGGCCCCGGCGCTGGTGACGTTCCTCTATGGTGCGGACCACTTGCGCGGCGGGTATGGCGGTCTGGTGTTGCTGGGGAGCTTTGTTCTGCTTGCGATCTTTGTGCGGCACGCTCTGAAGCTGGGGGACCATGCCATTGTCGACCTACAGGTGTTTCGCGGGAGCTTTCGCGTTTCGGCACTGACGCAGTTTCTGTCGAACGGCATTGCGTTCGCGGGGCAGTTGCTGGTGCCGTATTACCTGGTGCGGGCGTGTGGCGAGTCGGTGGTGACGACGGGCTGGCTGATGGCTCCGCTGGGTCTGGGAATGATGCTGGTGTACCCGCAGGTGGGTGGCTTTACGGAGCGGTTTGGCGTGCGCCGAACCGCTGTGACGGGTTCGCTGCTGGCGCTATTTGGCTCTATGGTGCTGGTGGGAACGGTGGCGCATGGGCTGAGTCTTCCGGTACTTGAGGTTGCGCTGTTTGTACGCGGCATGGGGATGAGCTGCGTCAGTATTCCATCGCTTTCTTCGGCGTATATCTCGGTGGACCGCCGGACGTTGCCGATGGCGACGACCGCAATGAACATTGTGCAGCGACTGGGTGGGCCAGCGTGGACGACGGTTGTGGCGACGTTCCTGGCGTGGAGGCTCGATGTCTCCGCAGGGAGCCATGCCCCTGCGACGCGCGGGTTTCTGGAGGCGTTTGCCTTCCTTGCCGTGATTCACCTGGCGCAGCTTCTTACCGCGATGCGTCTGCCGATTCTTCTGCACAGCGCGACCGAAGTGGAAGCTGTCGCGAGCTAA
- the aroC gene encoding chorismate synthase — protein sequence MLRFSTAGESHGEALVALVSGLPAGVPVAQEYLNRELWRRQQGYGRGGRMRIEKDTAHILSGVRHGKTIGSPVAMTLANNDWKNWEEILPVGEGDAEKHKAVASPRPGHADLAGALKYDFRDARYVLERASARESAARVACGALAQMLLLELGIEVASHVVRVGTAELGREASFDEIRTIRSREDVLLACVDPDAEARMKAEVDSALRTGDTIGGIFEVVVHGLPPGVGTHVNWDERLDGLLAQALMSLQAVKAVELGRGVTAASTPGSQVHDAIGYAAEGEGDGFTKFTREKNNAGGIEGGISNGQDLVVRGYLKPISTLRRPLPSVSFETREGTKAAYERSDVCVVPAAGVAGEAMVALTVARLVIDKFGGDSLRELKRNFDSYKEQIRAY from the coding sequence ATGCTCAGGTTTTCTACAGCAGGGGAAAGTCACGGCGAAGCGCTCGTGGCTCTGGTGAGTGGTCTTCCCGCCGGTGTGCCGGTGGCTCAGGAGTACTTGAATCGCGAACTCTGGCGTCGTCAGCAGGGCTACGGCCGCGGCGGGCGTATGCGCATCGAGAAGGACACCGCGCACATTCTCTCCGGAGTTCGCCACGGCAAGACGATCGGTTCGCCGGTCGCCATGACCCTGGCCAACAACGATTGGAAGAACTGGGAAGAGATTCTGCCGGTCGGCGAAGGCGATGCAGAGAAGCACAAAGCCGTCGCAAGCCCGCGCCCCGGCCACGCCGATCTCGCTGGAGCCCTGAAGTATGACTTCAGGGATGCCCGCTATGTGCTTGAAAGAGCGAGCGCTAGGGAATCTGCCGCACGCGTGGCCTGTGGCGCTCTGGCGCAGATGCTTCTGCTCGAACTCGGCATCGAAGTCGCCTCGCACGTCGTCCGCGTCGGCACGGCCGAGCTTGGACGCGAGGCCAGCTTCGACGAAATCCGCACCATCCGCAGCCGCGAAGACGTGCTCCTCGCCTGCGTTGACCCCGATGCCGAGGCCCGTATGAAGGCCGAGGTGGACTCCGCGCTCCGCACCGGCGACACGATCGGCGGTATCTTCGAAGTCGTCGTGCACGGTCTGCCTCCGGGCGTTGGCACGCACGTCAACTGGGACGAGCGCCTCGACGGCCTGCTCGCGCAGGCGCTGATGAGCCTGCAAGCGGTGAAGGCGGTCGAACTCGGCCGCGGCGTCACCGCCGCCAGCACTCCCGGCTCGCAGGTCCACGACGCAATCGGCTACGCTGCCGAGGGCGAAGGCGACGGTTTCACCAAGTTCACCCGCGAAAAGAACAACGCGGGCGGCATAGAGGGTGGCATCTCGAATGGGCAGGATCTCGTCGTTCGCGGCTACCTGAAGCCCATTTCGACGCTCCGCCGTCCGTTGCCCAGCGTCTCCTTCGAAACCCGCGAGGGTACCAAGGCAGCCTACGAACGGTCCGATGTCTGTGTCGTTCCTGCAGCCGGTGTTGCGGGCGAAGCGATGGTCGCGCTCACGGTGGCGCGCCTGGTGATCGATAAGTTTGGCGGCGACAGCCTGCGCGAGTTGAAGCGCAACTTCGACAGCTACAAAGAACAGATTCGGGCTTACTAG
- a CDS encoding PASTA domain-containing protein: MKRFFRIAFTVIAMLATMMIAAGITLRLALHTGDTLIPSLSGLTVSEAADAALRAGLDLTIENKFYSTTVPAGRILSQAPAVGAQVRKGWQVRVTESLGPQQVTIPDVSAQPMRAATMTLRRASLDLGTIAHIEAPGDPDIVVAQTPPPDAGVDQPRVSLLVSSSGAGADGAFVLPSFLGMSYPAANRAAASLGLKTAWLGQTTSTISASSSLPPGAHTGPNGTILDASGEPIARPAQAAVSQPAQASGPSGPVLVQTPAAGYRANRGDTVKLTFAHVVEAVAAPVIVTPAATAAAPATGKTVTVPVPAKPAAPAKPATH, encoded by the coding sequence ATGAAGCGTTTCTTCCGCATCGCCTTTACCGTTATCGCCATGCTGGCGACCATGATGATCGCCGCCGGCATCACGCTGCGCCTTGCGCTTCATACCGGCGACACCCTCATCCCCAGCCTCTCCGGCCTCACCGTCTCAGAAGCCGCCGACGCCGCCCTGCGCGCGGGCCTCGACCTCACCATCGAGAACAAGTTCTACTCCACCACCGTCCCCGCCGGTCGCATCCTCTCGCAGGCGCCAGCTGTAGGGGCGCAGGTTCGCAAAGGCTGGCAGGTTCGCGTCACAGAATCGCTCGGCCCGCAGCAGGTCACTATCCCTGACGTCAGCGCCCAGCCCATGCGCGCCGCGACCATGACGTTGCGCCGCGCCTCGCTCGACCTCGGCACCATCGCCCACATCGAAGCTCCCGGCGACCCCGATATCGTCGTCGCCCAGACGCCGCCACCCGACGCAGGCGTCGATCAGCCCCGCGTCTCCCTGCTCGTCAGCAGCTCCGGCGCAGGAGCCGATGGGGCCTTCGTCCTCCCCAGCTTCCTCGGCATGAGCTACCCCGCGGCCAACAGGGCGGCAGCCTCGCTCGGCCTCAAGACCGCCTGGCTCGGCCAGACCACCAGCACCATCTCAGCATCCAGCTCCCTGCCCCCCGGGGCCCACACCGGCCCGAACGGAACCATCCTCGACGCCAGCGGCGAGCCGATCGCACGCCCGGCACAGGCAGCCGTCAGCCAACCCGCACAAGCCTCCGGCCCATCAGGGCCTGTCCTCGTGCAGACTCCGGCAGCAGGCTATCGCGCCAACCGCGGAGACACCGTCAAGCTGACCTTCGCGCACGTCGTCGAAGCCGTGGCCGCTCCTGTCATCGTCACTCCTGCAGCAACGGCAGCAGCTCCCGCCACCGGCAAAACCGTGACCGTCCCCGTTCCGGCAAAACCCGCAGCCCCGGCAAAGCCAGCCACCCACTAA
- a CDS encoding isochorismatase family protein, with product MVLDAKKTALVAIDLQNGIVGRSPQPHPAADVMAMTSQIAEALRAKGGTVVYVRVDFNDMLSLPVDTPMVLPPGPLPVELMEFAPASGYQESDLMVTKRHFGAFAKTGLEEMLRERGVETVVLTGISTNIGVESTLRQGTGLGFGFVVVEDACSALTAAEHEASVKGIFLRLSHVRSTDEVLAAIG from the coding sequence ATGGTTTTGGATGCGAAGAAAACAGCACTCGTGGCGATTGACCTGCAGAATGGCATCGTTGGGCGGAGTCCGCAGCCTCACCCGGCCGCGGACGTGATGGCGATGACGTCGCAGATTGCTGAGGCGCTGCGCGCCAAGGGCGGGACGGTGGTCTACGTTCGTGTGGACTTCAACGACATGCTGAGCCTGCCGGTGGACACTCCGATGGTGCTGCCTCCTGGGCCGCTGCCCGTGGAGTTGATGGAGTTCGCTCCGGCTTCGGGGTATCAGGAGAGCGATCTGATGGTGACGAAGCGTCACTTCGGAGCGTTTGCGAAGACGGGTCTGGAAGAGATGCTGCGCGAGCGTGGCGTGGAGACGGTGGTGCTGACGGGCATCTCGACGAACATTGGCGTGGAGTCGACGTTACGGCAGGGAACGGGGCTGGGTTTTGGCTTTGTGGTGGTGGAGGATGCGTGCTCGGCGCTGACGGCGGCAGAGCATGAGGCTTCGGTGAAGGGCATCTTTCTTCGTCTGTCGCATGTTCGCTCGACGGATGAGGTCCTTGCGGCTATTGGCTAA
- a CDS encoding TetR/AcrR family transcriptional regulator, with translation MPSVSSKPVRRAPKQPRSERTLEAIFEVSAKLILENGVDALTMTEIAYRADLSIGGLYHYFPDKRSVVVALLSQYGTELEQMWQPLLEQAPKLKNHEFAEFFIETVIEFVRQRPAFLTLVSSPIRFRGTPEARRSLRNAVAAAFRSHKPSLSEQEAFLAGNVTIQLLRGLMHLLGELLPADHEQVAKTYRDLLTHYVESVLR, from the coding sequence ATGCCCTCGGTTTCGTCAAAACCCGTCCGCCGCGCTCCAAAACAGCCTCGCTCCGAGCGCACTTTGGAGGCGATTTTCGAGGTTTCGGCGAAGTTGATTCTTGAAAACGGCGTCGACGCCCTGACCATGACGGAGATTGCGTACCGCGCAGACCTCTCCATCGGCGGCCTTTATCACTACTTTCCGGATAAACGCTCCGTCGTCGTCGCCCTTCTCAGCCAGTACGGCACCGAGCTTGAACAGATGTGGCAGCCGCTCCTGGAGCAAGCTCCAAAGCTGAAAAACCATGAATTTGCTGAGTTTTTCATCGAAACGGTAATCGAGTTCGTGCGCCAGCGCCCTGCATTTCTGACGCTGGTGAGCAGTCCGATTCGCTTCCGTGGAACCCCGGAAGCACGGCGCAGCCTGCGGAACGCGGTCGCCGCAGCGTTCCGCTCCCACAAGCCCAGCCTGAGCGAACAAGAGGCGTTTTTAGCCGGAAATGTCACCATCCAGCTTCTCCGCGGACTCATGCACCTGCTCGGCGAACTGCTTCCGGCAGACCATGAGCAGGTTGCAAAAACCTACCGCGACCTGCTGACGCACTACGTCGAAAGCGTTCTGCGCTAG
- the def gene encoding peptide deformylase yields the protein MSERTPHVPKPGVKIHEVVKYPEPVLMAEAEKVTEFGPELAQFVEEMFESMYVAEGIGLAAPQIAVPKQIAVIDVSFKERPKDKVVLINPEIIVREGKTYLEEGCLSLPDIHEKVHRAARVVVRAQDVKGEFFEIEGEELLSRALQHEIDHLHGILFIDHISRLKRDLVLRRIRKLQRTGDW from the coding sequence ATGAGCGAACGCACCCCCCACGTCCCCAAACCGGGCGTGAAGATCCACGAAGTCGTGAAGTATCCGGAACCCGTCCTGATGGCTGAGGCCGAGAAGGTGACGGAGTTTGGGCCGGAGCTTGCTCAGTTCGTCGAAGAGATGTTCGAGAGCATGTATGTGGCTGAAGGCATTGGCCTCGCTGCTCCGCAGATCGCCGTGCCGAAGCAGATTGCGGTCATCGATGTCTCCTTCAAGGAGCGCCCCAAGGACAAGGTGGTTCTCATCAACCCGGAGATCATCGTCCGCGAGGGCAAGACGTACCTCGAAGAAGGCTGCCTGAGCCTGCCGGACATCCACGAGAAGGTGCACCGCGCCGCCCGTGTCGTCGTCCGCGCCCAGGACGTTAAGGGCGAGTTCTTCGAGATCGAGGGAGAAGAACTGCTCTCCCGTGCGCTCCAGCATGAGATTGACCACCTGCACGGCATCCTGTTCATCGACCACATCAGCCGCTTGAAGCGCGACTTGGTGCTGCGCCGTATCCGCAAGCTGCAACGCACCGGCGACTGGTAA
- the fmt gene encoding methionyl-tRNA formyltransferase yields MKLVFCGTPHFAVPSLKAVLDAGHEVALVLTQPDRPAGRGMELRPSPVKQFAEAAGLPILQPEKIKNNLELRERLEAIAPDAICVVAYGRIIPLWMLTLPRFGNINVHGSLLPKYRGAAPIQWAVANGEAETGVTTMLLNEGLDTGDTLLEKRLTIAPEATSADLFAQLAEIGAEALVETLAGLEDGSLQATPQDHSLATLAPIISREDGRVDPQQQSALDIHNRWRGFQPWPGVYASLRGKRFILNSLRMEPEVEVPASELLFSGGKLLLGTVDRSALELVEVQLEGKPRMPGAQFAKDFQVKSGERIG; encoded by the coding sequence ATGAAGCTCGTATTCTGCGGAACGCCGCACTTTGCTGTCCCCAGCCTGAAGGCTGTGCTCGACGCCGGGCATGAGGTGGCGCTGGTTCTCACCCAGCCCGACCGCCCTGCCGGTCGCGGCATGGAACTGCGCCCGTCCCCGGTAAAGCAGTTTGCCGAGGCCGCCGGTCTGCCCATCCTGCAGCCGGAGAAGATCAAGAACAACCTGGAGCTTCGCGAGCGGCTTGAGGCCATCGCGCCGGACGCGATCTGCGTCGTCGCCTACGGCCGCATCATCCCGTTGTGGATGCTCACGCTGCCACGCTTCGGCAACATCAACGTCCACGGCTCGCTTCTGCCGAAGTACCGCGGCGCGGCCCCCATCCAATGGGCGGTAGCGAACGGCGAGGCCGAAACCGGCGTCACCACCATGCTGCTGAACGAGGGGCTGGACACCGGCGACACGCTGCTCGAGAAGCGTCTGACGATTGCACCGGAAGCGACCTCTGCCGACCTTTTTGCACAGCTTGCCGAGATCGGTGCCGAGGCCCTTGTGGAAACGCTGGCAGGGCTGGAAGACGGCTCGCTGCAGGCCACCCCGCAGGATCACTCTCTGGCTACATTGGCCCCCATCATCTCCCGGGAAGACGGTCGAGTGGATCCACAACAGCAAAGCGCACTGGATATCCACAATCGCTGGCGCGGCTTCCAGCCATGGCCCGGCGTATACGCCTCGCTTCGAGGTAAGCGTTTTATTTTGAACTCGTTGCGGATGGAACCTGAAGTTGAAGTTCCGGCTTCGGAGTTGCTTTTTAGCGGTGGAAAACTTCTACTCGGTACTGTGGATCGCTCTGCGCTGGAGCTGGTTGAAGTGCAGCTTGAAGGTAAGCCCCGCATGCCGGGAGCACAGTTTGCAAAGGACTTCCAGGTGAAGTCGGGTGAACGCATTGGCTGA
- a CDS encoding transcription antitermination factor NusB has product MSPARWAAFQVLEKLATSDAHSDDLLHGPLLAGLSQQDTALAHTLVMGTLRWQLSLEDRLLTLLTRPDSHLPSQVENALRLGAFQLLHLDRIPAHAALSESVELVRAAGHPGAAGLVNAILRKLSVNTNPARKPLVESADGLAKRLGHPQWLVRRWVKAYGQSAAEAICTYDLTEPTGGELFADATAFRMDDGSRLVAELAAAAKPDAATVWDTCAAPGGKTSVLAARLPEAKVLATDVSPKRLHRMAQRFEMELPGRIRTLGVDAGRLSEEEGPFDLILCDVPCSGTGTMARNPEIKVRLEPEDLERQTKRQLEIAQAALARLAPGGRLVYSTCSLEPEENEDIVRSLKGAKVVPVAEALDRLHLADTAPLVRGEFLRTLPGVQFAGDGFFAAILERA; this is encoded by the coding sequence GTGAGCCCGGCCCGTTGGGCAGCGTTTCAGGTGCTCGAAAAGCTCGCCACCTCGGACGCCCACTCGGACGATCTGCTGCACGGGCCGCTCCTTGCCGGGCTCTCGCAGCAGGACACGGCGCTGGCCCACACGCTGGTCATGGGAACGCTGCGCTGGCAGCTCTCGCTCGAAGATCGGCTGCTCACGCTGCTCACGCGGCCCGACTCGCACCTGCCCAGTCAGGTGGAGAACGCTCTCCGGCTGGGAGCGTTTCAGCTCCTGCATCTGGATCGGATTCCGGCCCACGCGGCTCTCAGCGAGAGCGTAGAACTGGTCCGGGCGGCGGGGCATCCCGGCGCCGCGGGGCTGGTGAATGCAATTCTGAGAAAGCTTTCCGTCAATACAAATCCGGCCCGCAAGCCACTGGTGGAGTCCGCCGACGGCCTCGCGAAACGGCTCGGACATCCGCAGTGGCTCGTTCGTCGCTGGGTGAAAGCGTACGGTCAGTCAGCCGCCGAGGCTATCTGCACTTATGATCTGACGGAGCCGACCGGCGGAGAGCTCTTCGCCGATGCCACCGCCTTTCGCATGGACGACGGTTCGCGGCTGGTCGCCGAACTGGCGGCTGCGGCAAAGCCGGACGCCGCCACGGTCTGGGACACCTGCGCCGCTCCCGGCGGAAAGACTTCTGTGCTCGCGGCTCGTTTGCCGGAGGCCAAAGTGCTGGCGACCGACGTCAGCCCGAAGCGTTTGCATCGGATGGCCCAGCGGTTTGAGATGGAACTCCCCGGCCGCATTCGCACCCTCGGCGTGGACGCCGGTAGGCTTTCGGAAGAGGAAGGTCCGTTCGACCTGATTCTGTGCGACGTGCCATGCTCGGGAACGGGGACGATGGCCCGTAACCCGGAGATCAAGGTTCGTCTGGAGCCGGAAGATCTGGAGCGGCAGACGAAGCGCCAGCTCGAAATCGCGCAGGCCGCATTGGCCCGGCTCGCACCCGGGGGCCGACTCGTTTACTCCACCTGCTCGCTGGAGCCCGAAGAGAATGAGGACATTGTGCGCTCTCTAAAGGGTGCCAAGGTCGTTCCTGTGGCTGAAGCGCTGGATCGCCTTCACCTCGCGGACACCGCTCCGCTGGTTCGCGGAGAGTTCCTGCGGACGCTCCCCGGAGTGCAGTTTGCGGGCGACGGCTTCTTCGCCGCGATCCTCGAACGGGCCTAG
- a CDS encoding peptidylprolyl isomerase: MTEKQMGVSKTGRVVGLRVTATAFLLSCVTAAAAAQTAQPRYPGPGTQFPMAPQLQLPKMPTPTAITPNGEVVEDVIARVNDRIITRTEYLRSQQSLLQEAQQQNLSPSDYSDREKNLLRDMIDQQLLISKAKELGITGDAETLRQLDEIRKQNHLDSMEALQKAAEQQGVSFEDFKQGIKDRIITQSVVREEVGRSIRMTHGQEETYYNAHKEDFRVPEQIHLSEILIPTPDNATDAQLVAAEKKADDAAAQLKAGTKFADLAKKVSGGPTASAGGDLGDFKRGSLGDVLEKATFSLPAGGTTAPIRTRQGYVILHVDSHQESGIPPLSAVEQDVQSAIYMNALQPALRAYLTKARDEAYLDIKPGFVDTGSDRKESKPTFTAYAPPAPKKKAIAKQRLEQKKQEEAAAALAASREKVREKQEMKAAEQARKAGAKDVAMPVKHKKTKREKVRYGQAPRNALPAMGVATIEENTPLTGQAPGVAMAPTQATTVMTTGTGTDVNDDPLAQQKTTDRKSRYSDRERQAEEERLENKAKHTKVRANKHSQQATKQEAADETYRQKALGLNGDTNKKKQKRKKGDPKERLTEKPAKQAEENKPVVVDQTVNPTLTAPAVQSKPSADKTTLPPTYQPAPGASPAGQPIPKTTSADPNAPATTPVPPQ; encoded by the coding sequence ATGACCGAGAAGCAGATGGGCGTTTCGAAGACTGGCCGAGTTGTGGGTTTGCGGGTAACGGCGACCGCGTTTTTGCTGAGCTGTGTCACAGCCGCTGCCGCAGCGCAGACGGCACAGCCACGTTATCCCGGGCCGGGAACGCAGTTTCCCATGGCTCCGCAGTTGCAACTGCCGAAGATGCCGACTCCCACCGCCATCACGCCGAACGGCGAGGTGGTGGAAGACGTTATCGCGCGTGTGAATGATCGCATCATCACGCGTACGGAGTACCTGCGCTCGCAGCAGAGCCTGTTGCAGGAGGCCCAGCAGCAAAACCTCTCGCCGTCTGATTACTCTGACCGCGAGAAAAATCTGTTGCGCGACATGATCGACCAGCAGCTTTTGATCTCGAAGGCGAAGGAACTCGGCATCACCGGTGATGCTGAGACGCTGCGTCAGCTCGACGAAATTCGTAAGCAGAATCACCTGGATTCGATGGAAGCACTGCAGAAGGCCGCCGAGCAGCAGGGCGTGTCTTTCGAAGATTTCAAGCAGGGAATCAAGGACCGCATCATCACGCAGAGCGTGGTGCGCGAAGAGGTCGGCCGCTCCATCCGCATGACGCATGGGCAGGAAGAGACCTATTACAACGCGCATAAGGAAGACTTCCGCGTTCCTGAGCAGATCCACCTCAGCGAAATCCTGATCCCCACGCCGGATAACGCGACAGACGCTCAGTTGGTTGCGGCAGAGAAGAAGGCTGACGATGCCGCAGCGCAGTTGAAGGCTGGAACAAAGTTTGCAGACCTCGCCAAAAAGGTCTCCGGTGGACCCACAGCTTCGGCTGGCGGCGATCTCGGCGACTTCAAGCGTGGTTCGCTGGGTGACGTGCTGGAAAAGGCTACCTTTAGCCTTCCCGCAGGCGGCACCACCGCACCGATCCGTACCCGCCAGGGCTACGTAATTCTCCACGTTGACTCGCATCAGGAGTCTGGCATTCCTCCGCTCAGTGCCGTGGAGCAGGATGTGCAGAGCGCAATTTACATGAACGCTTTGCAGCCCGCGCTGCGCGCTTATCTGACGAAGGCTCGCGACGAGGCGTACCTCGACATCAAGCCGGGCTTTGTGGATACCGGTTCGGACCGCAAGGAATCGAAGCCCACCTTCACGGCGTACGCTCCTCCCGCGCCGAAGAAGAAGGCGATCGCCAAGCAGCGTCTTGAGCAGAAGAAGCAGGAAGAAGCTGCTGCAGCGCTTGCCGCTTCCCGCGAGAAGGTTCGCGAAAAGCAGGAAATGAAGGCTGCGGAGCAGGCCCGCAAGGCTGGCGCGAAGGATGTCGCCATGCCGGTAAAGCATAAGAAAACGAAGCGTGAGAAGGTGCGTTACGGTCAGGCTCCGCGCAACGCTCTTCCGGCGATGGGCGTGGCAACGATCGAGGAAAATACTCCGTTGACCGGCCAGGCGCCGGGTGTGGCAATGGCTCCGACGCAGGCCACCACCGTGATGACGACCGGAACGGGAACGGACGTCAACGACGATCCGCTCGCGCAGCAGAAAACGACCGACCGCAAGTCGCGCTACTCTGACCGAGAACGTCAGGCAGAGGAAGAGCGCCTGGAGAACAAGGCCAAGCACACGAAGGTTCGTGCGAACAAGCACTCGCAGCAGGCGACCAAGCAGGAAGCTGCCGACGAAACCTACCGCCAGAAGGCCCTCGGCCTGAACGGCGACACCAATAAGAAGAAGCAGAAGCGGAAGAAGGGCGATCCCAAGGAGCGCCTGACTGAAAAGCCAGCGAAGCAGGCCGAAGAGAACAAGCCTGTGGTCGTTGACCAGACGGTAAATCCGACGCTGACCGCTCCGGCTGTGCAGTCCAAGCCGTCGGCAGACAAGACCACCCTGCCGCCGACCTACCAGCCTGCTCCGGGAGCATCGCCTGCCGGTCAGCCGATTCCCAAGACGACCTCGGCTGATCCCAACGCACCTGCTACGACACCTGTTCCCCCGCAGTAA
- a CDS encoding OB-fold nucleic acid binding domain-containing protein has product MKEFYVSDAARFENQSITTYFALAALSQRERKGTGGTYLALTLADKTGSLEARMWDDFADALNECAEGCYVKVQGQISKYQGKFQITLQKMRFAADSEVDSADFVPTTQYDIPEMDAELRGIVSRFTNPHLQRLVLSFLNDPEIGPKFVVAPAAKRLHHAWIGGLLEHVLHLVRVCLATAPFYPEVDPDLLVTGAILHDMGKIRELSWKSSFGYTLEGQLIGHISIGVGMIGEKIAQLNAEPGAEPFPPRLRVVLEHMILAHHGKLEFGSPKLPMTPEAMLLSALDDLEAKFQTLRGEFATARTAGKKPDEVTDWVRSMDRALFDSRTYLAEEKPAPPAQTVELDAKDEDPAATEEAIFDTLPFTFE; this is encoded by the coding sequence ATGAAAGAGTTTTACGTCAGCGACGCCGCCCGTTTTGAGAACCAGAGCATCACCACCTACTTCGCCCTCGCCGCGCTAAGCCAGCGTGAGCGCAAGGGAACCGGCGGCACATACCTCGCGCTGACGCTCGCCGACAAAACCGGCTCGCTCGAAGCTCGCATGTGGGACGACTTCGCCGACGCCCTCAACGAGTGTGCCGAGGGCTGCTACGTCAAGGTGCAGGGACAGATCTCGAAGTATCAGGGCAAGTTTCAGATCACGCTCCAGAAGATGCGCTTCGCCGCCGACTCCGAAGTCGACTCCGCAGACTTCGTCCCGACCACTCAGTACGACATCCCCGAGATGGACGCGGAGTTGCGCGGCATCGTCAGCCGCTTCACCAACCCACACCTGCAGCGCCTCGTCCTCAGCTTTCTCAACGATCCCGAGATCGGCCCGAAGTTCGTCGTCGCTCCGGCCGCCAAGCGGCTGCACCACGCCTGGATCGGCGGCCTCCTCGAGCACGTCCTGCACCTTGTCCGCGTCTGCCTCGCCACCGCGCCGTTCTACCCCGAGGTCGACCCCGATCTGCTCGTCACCGGAGCGATCCTCCACGACATGGGCAAGATCCGCGAGCTGAGCTGGAAGTCGAGCTTCGGCTATACGCTCGAAGGCCAGCTCATCGGACACATCTCCATCGGCGTCGGCATGATCGGCGAAAAGATCGCGCAGTTGAACGCAGAGCCCGGTGCGGAGCCCTTCCCGCCACGCCTGCGCGTCGTGCTCGAGCACATGATCCTCGCCCACCACGGCAAGCTTGAGTTCGGCTCTCCCAAGCTGCCCATGACCCCCGAGGCGATGCTTCTCTCCGCGCTCGACGACCTCGAGGCCAAGTTCCAGACCCTGCGCGGCGAGTTCGCCACAGCCCGAACCGCCGGCAAGAAGCCCGACGAAGTCACCGACTGGGTTCGCTCCATGGACCGCGCGCTCTTCGACTCCAGGACCTACCTCGCCGAAGAGAAGCCCGCCCCGCCGGCGCAGACCGTCGAGCTGGACGCAAAGGACGAAGACCCCGCCGCCACCGAAGAAGCCATCTTCGACACCCTTCCGTTCACCTTCGAATAG